One genomic window of Halobellus limi includes the following:
- a CDS encoding branched-chain amino acid ABC transporter permease: protein MGIAETYTRGRQFAITRPGSVLLALVGVVLLFDLVAGLATGRHSFSGIGSLVWDGLMRGLVIGLAGIGLSMTYSILNFANFAHGDYITAGAFSGWATTYLVAGFGRADVGALLLVGAGGSVFGGTLGIGVTTTPVAVVAGILVAGIATVALALFVDRTTFRPIRDADGITLLITSVGVAFALRYLMQFVFGSSVRGTTSQPPAIPLYLVDGAVRIDAHDVALVVVAGGLMLGVHLLLQMTKLGKAMRAMADNEDLAQITGIPTERVVRAVWVIGGGLTGMAGYMFILWKGTLGFNDGWLLLLLIFAAVILGGIGSIYGAIVGGLAIGLTASVSIIWIPSAFARAAAFFVMIVLLLVKPEGLFSGRSTA from the coding sequence ATGGGTATCGCCGAGACATACACACGCGGACGTCAGTTCGCGATCACGCGGCCCGGCTCCGTTCTGCTGGCGCTCGTCGGGGTCGTCCTGCTCTTCGATCTGGTCGCGGGGCTCGCGACCGGGCGACACTCGTTCAGCGGGATCGGCTCGCTCGTGTGGGACGGGCTGATGCGCGGGCTGGTGATCGGTCTCGCGGGCATCGGGCTCTCTATGACGTACAGCATTCTGAACTTCGCGAACTTCGCGCACGGGGACTACATCACCGCGGGGGCGTTCTCCGGGTGGGCGACGACGTACCTCGTCGCGGGGTTCGGCCGCGCCGACGTGGGGGCGCTGTTGCTCGTCGGCGCCGGCGGGTCGGTCTTCGGGGGGACGCTCGGGATCGGGGTCACGACGACCCCCGTCGCGGTCGTCGCCGGCATCCTCGTCGCCGGGATCGCGACGGTCGCGCTGGCGCTGTTCGTCGACCGGACGACGTTCCGACCGATCCGCGACGCCGACGGCATCACGCTGCTCATCACGAGCGTCGGCGTCGCGTTCGCGCTCCGGTATCTGATGCAGTTCGTCTTCGGATCGAGCGTCCGGGGAACGACGTCTCAGCCCCCGGCGATCCCGCTGTATCTCGTCGACGGTGCGGTCCGGATCGACGCCCACGACGTCGCGCTGGTCGTCGTCGCCGGCGGCCTGATGCTCGGCGTGCACCTCCTCCTGCAGATGACCAAGCTCGGAAAGGCGATGCGGGCGATGGCCGACAACGAGGACCTCGCTCAGATCACGGGCATTCCGACCGAGCGGGTCGTCCGCGCGGTGTGGGTGATCGGCGGCGGCCTCACCGGGATGGCGGGCTACATGTTCATCCTCTGGAAGGGCACGCTCGGGTTCAACGACGGGTGGCTGCTGTTGCTCTTGATCTTCGCGGCGGTCATCCTCGGCGGTATCGGCTCGATCTACGGGGCCATCGTCGGCGGGCTCGCGATCGGGCTGACGGCGTCGGTCTCGATCATCTGGATCCCCTCGGCGTTCGCCCGCGCGGCGGCGTTCTTCGTGATGATCGTCCTCCTCCTGGTGAAGCCGGAGGGGCTGTTCTCCGGGAGGTCGACCGCATGA
- a CDS encoding branched-chain amino acid ABC transporter permease: MSVRDDVAERIPGGDAGLIVAVLLVIYAAYVLVGVGLGYSVRGQLNTVGVLTFYIGVFAMLALALNLHWGYTGLFNIGIVGFMAVGIYVMALVSKPLYESGGAAQVGGLGLPLIVGIVAGMAAAALLGAVIALPALRLRADYLAIVTIAMSEIVRFSFLSGELQQFRLFGERVGFGGGSGLILDFTNPLEAFFRFFGLWDAYLGFVSAFEVLIPNNPKPVVDGLVYGTVLLGFVAVYFWLLKRTGESPFGRVLKAIREDEDAANSLGKNTNRFKIKAFMLGCALMGLAGILWLMTSGAVTPNFFRPRITFFVWIALIIGGAGSNTGSVLGGAVFAALLYQGPRYLKNLIDTVIPNADAPSGFGPAVSPLVSNFDPAPLFFYTIDSVRQLQLVFMGLVLIWLMHNRPEGMLGHRKETAAGIPLTGPPASASAETDGGDTGGGSDE, from the coding sequence ATGAGCGTCCGCGACGACGTCGCCGAGCGGATCCCCGGCGGCGACGCGGGGCTCATCGTCGCCGTCCTCCTCGTCATCTACGCCGCGTACGTGTTAGTCGGCGTCGGCCTCGGCTACTCCGTCCGGGGGCAGTTGAACACCGTCGGCGTGTTGACCTTCTACATCGGCGTCTTCGCGATGCTCGCGCTCGCGCTCAACCTCCACTGGGGGTACACCGGGCTGTTCAACATCGGCATCGTCGGGTTCATGGCCGTCGGGATCTACGTGATGGCGCTGGTCTCGAAGCCGCTGTACGAATCGGGCGGGGCCGCCCAGGTCGGCGGCCTCGGGCTGCCCCTGATCGTCGGCATCGTCGCCGGGATGGCCGCCGCCGCACTCTTGGGGGCGGTGATCGCGCTGCCGGCGCTCCGGTTGCGGGCGGACTACCTCGCGATCGTGACGATCGCGATGTCGGAGATCGTCCGCTTCTCCTTCCTCTCTGGGGAACTCCAGCAGTTCCGACTGTTCGGCGAACGGGTCGGCTTCGGGGGTGGATCGGGGCTCATCCTCGATTTCACCAACCCGCTCGAGGCGTTCTTCCGCTTCTTCGGCCTGTGGGACGCGTACCTCGGGTTCGTCTCGGCGTTCGAGGTGCTCATCCCCAACAATCCGAAGCCGGTCGTCGACGGCCTCGTCTACGGTACGGTGCTTCTCGGCTTCGTCGCTGTCTACTTCTGGCTGCTCAAGCGGACCGGCGAGTCGCCGTTCGGCCGCGTCCTGAAGGCGATTCGCGAGGACGAGGACGCCGCCAACTCGCTGGGGAAGAACACGAACCGGTTCAAGATCAAGGCGTTTATGCTCGGGTGTGCGCTGATGGGGCTGGCGGGCATCCTCTGGCTGATGACCAGCGGCGCGGTCACGCCGAACTTCTTCCGGCCGCGGATCACCTTCTTCGTGTGGATCGCGCTCATCATCGGCGGCGCCGGCTCGAACACGGGCAGCGTCCTCGGGGGAGCGGTCTTCGCCGCGCTGCTCTATCAGGGACCGCGTTACCTGAAGAACCTCATCGACACGGTCATCCCGAACGCCGACGCGCCCTCGGGGTTCGGCCCGGCCGTCTCGCCGCTCGTCTCGAACTTCGATCCCGCACCGCTTTTCTTCTACACGATCGACAGCGTCCGACAGCTCCAACTCGTCTTCATGGGCCTCGTCCTGATCTGGCTGATGCACAACCGGCCGGAGGGGATGCTCGGACACCGCAAGGAGACGGCCGCGGGCATCCCGTTGACCGGGCCGCCGGCGAGCGCGTCCGCGGAGACCGACGGCGGCGACACCGGAGGTGGGTCCGATGAGTGA
- a CDS encoding disulfide bond formation protein B: MPSRTRLLLGLATFVAAVGTAGSLYFSLGFGLVPCELCWYQRILLYPLTVVLGVATLDDRPTVARTALPLSGVGVVVATYHVLLQLRPTLGATCSVGGGCSSILYPMAGGLLTIPRLSLAAFVLVTALSAAAWASSRER; the protein is encoded by the coding sequence GTGCCCTCCCGGACGCGCCTCCTGCTCGGCCTCGCGACGTTCGTCGCGGCCGTCGGAACGGCCGGGAGTCTCTACTTCAGCCTCGGATTCGGGCTCGTCCCCTGTGAACTCTGCTGGTATCAGCGGATCCTCCTGTATCCCCTCACGGTCGTCCTCGGGGTCGCGACGCTCGACGATCGACCGACGGTGGCACGGACCGCGCTCCCGCTCTCGGGAGTCGGGGTCGTCGTCGCGACGTACCACGTGTTGCTACAGCTCCGACCGACGCTGGGGGCGACCTGCTCTGTCGGCGGCGGCTGTTCGTCGATCCTCTACCCGATGGCGGGCGGCCTCCTCACGATTCCGCGGCTGTCGCTGGCGGCGTTCGTCCTCGTGACGGCGCTGTCGGCCGCGGCGTGGGCCTCCAGCCGCGAGCGATGA
- a CDS encoding AIR synthase family protein → MADLGKVDRRFFDEHIFPRLGADRDDVRLGPTHGVDFGLLDIDGTAVAIATDPVSVLPGLGFERAGRFALDFVLADVAVSGLAPSHLAISFTLPPTLSDDSFATLWEAMHAEAADLGVSIVTGHTARYADCSFPWVGGATALGVGDFGDVIRPDGARVGDDVLVTKGPAVEATGLLTTLFPEEIDLGGSTLETAQQRLDEAACVRDAMTAAAAGGVHAMHDATECGLFGAFVEVAEGAAVRLDLSTDEIPVRPGVRETCNALGIDPWRTTTGGTLVLAVDPEHTDDVVGALESEGTPVGVAGTVEAGSGVVVDGEEIAHPDVDPSWAAYERLARAAGEE, encoded by the coding sequence ATGGCGGACCTCGGAAAAGTCGACCGGCGGTTCTTCGACGAACACATCTTCCCCCGGCTCGGTGCCGACCGCGACGACGTCCGGCTCGGACCGACTCACGGCGTCGACTTCGGACTCTTAGATATCGACGGGACGGCGGTCGCGATCGCGACCGACCCCGTCTCGGTGTTGCCGGGGCTCGGCTTCGAGCGCGCCGGTCGGTTCGCGCTGGACTTCGTCCTCGCTGACGTCGCGGTGTCGGGACTCGCCCCCTCGCACCTGGCGATCTCGTTCACGCTCCCGCCGACGCTCTCCGACGATTCCTTCGCGACGCTCTGGGAGGCGATGCACGCGGAGGCGGCGGATCTGGGCGTCTCGATCGTCACCGGTCACACCGCTCGCTACGCGGACTGTTCCTTCCCGTGGGTCGGCGGGGCGACGGCGCTGGGCGTCGGCGACTTCGGAGACGTGATCCGCCCGGACGGGGCGCGCGTCGGCGACGACGTCCTCGTGACGAAGGGCCCCGCCGTCGAGGCGACGGGACTCCTCACGACGCTGTTCCCCGAGGAGATCGACCTCGGCGGTTCGACGCTCGAGACGGCGCAGCAACGACTCGACGAGGCCGCCTGCGTCCGCGACGCGATGACCGCCGCCGCGGCGGGCGGCGTCCACGCGATGCACGACGCGACGGAGTGCGGCCTGTTCGGCGCGTTCGTCGAAGTCGCCGAGGGAGCCGCGGTCCGACTCGATCTCTCGACCGACGAGATTCCGGTCCGGCCGGGCGTTCGCGAGACCTGCAACGCGCTCGGGATCGATCCCTGGAGGACGACGACCGGCGGCACGCTCGTGCTGGCTGTCGATCCCGAACACACCGACGACGTCGTCGGTGCGCTGGAATCGGAGGGAACGCCCGTGGGCGTCGCCGGGACGGTCGAGGCCGGCTCGGGCGTCGTCGTCGACGGCGAGGAGATCGCACATCCCGACGTCGACCCCTCGTGGGCGGCCTACGAGCGACTCGCGCGGGCGGCCGGCGAGGAGTGA
- a CDS encoding DUF7344 domain-containing protein, producing MTGSEVAPGPDGENLAASEIHDVLRNDRRRLVLERLRAGGGTETVADLAERIGAVESGESPPPRNVRQSVYVSLHQTHLPKLDELEIVEYDPDAKTVTLAENAADVAVYMEVVPQYGISWAEYYLGVGLLGGLSSFAASLGVPVLRSLSPGAIGAALSLVVVGSALYQLYEQESSLLHRFRGD from the coding sequence ATGACCGGATCCGAGGTCGCACCGGGGCCCGACGGTGAGAACCTGGCGGCCTCGGAGATACACGACGTGCTCCGGAACGACCGCCGGCGACTCGTCCTCGAACGGCTGCGAGCGGGCGGGGGGACCGAGACCGTCGCGGACCTCGCAGAGCGGATCGGCGCGGTCGAATCCGGGGAGTCGCCGCCGCCGCGGAACGTCCGACAGAGCGTGTACGTCTCCCTGCACCAGACGCACCTCCCGAAACTCGACGAGCTCGAAATCGTCGAGTACGATCCCGACGCGAAGACCGTCACGCTCGCGGAGAACGCCGCCGACGTCGCCGTGTACATGGAGGTCGTCCCCCAGTACGGGATCTCCTGGGCGGAGTACTACCTCGGAGTCGGCCTCCTCGGCGGCCTCTCGTCGTTCGCGGCGTCTCTCGGCGTTCCGGTCCTGCGGTCGCTCTCCCCGGGCGCGATCGGCGCCGCACTCTCTCTGGTGGTGGTCGGTTCCGCCCTGTATCAGCTCTACGAACAGGAGAGTTCGCTCCTGCACCGATTCCGCGGTGACTGA
- a CDS encoding ABC transporter ATP-binding protein gives MSADAEGDPPSTADVSQEAIPDREEQALLEVRDLDAGYGDLQILTDVDLDVADGEYVTIVGPNGAGKSTVMKSVFGLTNLMDGTVVFDGEDITGLRPEEIIHEGIGYVPQNDNIFSTLTVRENLEMGAYILDSVPQDALDAVFDRFPILEERESQKAGTMSGGQQQMLAMGRALMLDPSLLLLDEPSAGLAPDLVDDMFDRIDAINDDGTAVLMVEQNAKEALRRCDRGYVLANGRNRYMDAGDALLNDEQVRRDFLGG, from the coding sequence ATGAGCGCAGACGCCGAGGGCGACCCGCCGTCGACGGCGGACGTGTCTCAGGAGGCGATCCCCGACCGCGAGGAGCAGGCGCTCCTCGAGGTCCGCGACCTCGACGCCGGCTACGGCGACCTCCAGATCCTGACGGACGTCGACTTAGACGTCGCCGACGGCGAGTACGTCACTATCGTCGGTCCGAACGGAGCGGGCAAGTCGACGGTGATGAAGTCCGTCTTCGGTCTCACGAACCTCATGGACGGAACGGTCGTCTTCGACGGCGAGGACATCACCGGGCTCCGCCCCGAGGAGATCATCCACGAGGGTATCGGCTACGTGCCCCAGAACGACAACATCTTCTCGACGCTGACGGTCCGGGAGAACCTGGAGATGGGCGCGTACATCCTCGATTCGGTCCCACAGGACGCCCTCGACGCCGTGTTCGACCGGTTCCCGATCCTCGAAGAACGGGAGTCACAGAAGGCCGGGACGATGTCCGGCGGCCAACAGCAGATGCTCGCGATGGGGCGGGCGCTGATGCTCGATCCCTCGTTGCTCCTGCTCGATGAACCCTCCGCGGGCCTCGCGCCGGACCTCGTCGACGACATGTTCGACCGCATCGACGCGATCAACGACGACGGGACGGCCGTCCTGATGGTCGAACAGAACGCGAAAGAGGCGCTGCGGCGCTGCGACCGCGGCTACGTGCTCGCGAACGGACGAAACCGCTATATGGACGCCGGCGACGCGCTCTTGAACGACGAACAGGTCCGTCGGGACTTCCTGGGCGGGTAG
- a CDS encoding cytochrome B produces MSERDKYPAESGRRRFVKGVVGGAALAGVGATGAAAINSATQASGAGGGSTQAYAIENTDGPAPRGMPQIPVEIDDEGYLRGVWPEVKTEQQQGVQVTIAETEDFKGSGVTYSTDWFQFCGVESYGGINPEYDSDNYFRSGSSPGYEWQSETYSEGDRLHVDDFSDYQDWTNGVGTEGLGKPATGRWRSEDAEDVIPIQVIKSDRVQEMAQNDPWLEASTEEGFIAWLNKCTHFCCVPQFKAEGSAKFGAEDDVYCQCHQSIYDPFSIVQTLFVARPRPTE; encoded by the coding sequence ATGAGTGAGCGCGACAAGTACCCGGCGGAATCGGGTCGCCGCCGGTTCGTCAAGGGTGTCGTGGGGGGTGCGGCACTCGCGGGCGTCGGCGCGACAGGCGCTGCTGCAATCAACTCCGCGACGCAGGCGTCCGGTGCCGGTGGCGGGTCGACGCAGGCGTACGCCATCGAGAACACCGACGGTCCCGCACCGCGAGGGATGCCGCAGATTCCCGTCGAGATCGACGACGAGGGGTACCTGAGAGGCGTCTGGCCGGAAGTCAAGACCGAACAGCAACAGGGCGTTCAGGTCACCATCGCCGAGACGGAGGACTTCAAGGGCTCGGGCGTCACGTACAGCACGGACTGGTTCCAGTTCTGCGGCGTCGAGTCCTACGGCGGCATCAACCCCGAGTACGACTCGGACAACTACTTCCGCTCGGGAAGTTCGCCGGGCTACGAGTGGCAGAGCGAGACGTACTCCGAGGGCGATCGGCTCCACGTCGACGACTTCTCCGATTACCAGGATTGGACGAACGGCGTCGGGACCGAAGGTCTCGGCAAGCCCGCGACCGGCCGCTGGCGCTCCGAGGACGCCGAGGACGTAATCCCGATCCAGGTCATCAAATCCGACCGGGTACAGGAGATGGCGCAGAACGACCCGTGGCTCGAAGCCTCCACGGAGGAGGGCTTCATCGCCTGGCTCAACAAGTGCACGCACTTCTGCTGCGTCCCGCAGTTCAAGGCGGAGGGATCCGCGAAGTTCGGCGCCGAAGACGACGTCTACTGTCAGTGCCACCAGTCGATCTACGATCCGTTCAGCATCGTCCAGACGCTCTTCGTGGCGCGTCCGCGGCCGACAGAGTAG
- a CDS encoding ABC transporter substrate-binding protein, which produces MARDIVRRRFLKRVGAAGAIGATGLAGCIGSPDDGGDSGDGGGDGGDGGGDGDSGGDGGGDSGGGGGDGPDGLVIIGYPESGIQLFRDYYSQSDGSEEILVPDGLRDGSMPGQVGNDMENVTGTAPAAGGPNQEAFSSLFQDEYGSSPGVFTSQSYDSVAIQLLANAAAGENDGTAVRDQMRRVANPGGMEVTPENLVEGIEAAANGDDVNYQGASSATNFNEAGDPASAAYAIWEFNADEGAAENIEVQNFEGENPDGAGPAADSGPGGSDREMSVGILLPETGDLASVGAPMIQAAQLPVTQVNEANPAGLSVNAQVEDTQTSPSAGTAAAESLVSAGVPSVCGSASSGVNVPVSQEVFIPNEIVGCSPSSTALSVTNLEDDDYIFRTAPSDILQGRVMAQVMSERLGVDTVSTLYVNNDYGQQLSERFSNVFEDTFDGEVYRQVAFNIGESSYSSVVSSALSAPDS; this is translated from the coding sequence ATGGCACGTGATATCGTACGGCGCAGGTTCTTGAAACGGGTCGGTGCAGCGGGAGCGATCGGTGCGACCGGACTGGCGGGGTGTATCGGGAGCCCCGACGACGGTGGGGACAGCGGCGATGGTGGCGGCGACGGCGGCGATGGCGGTGGCGACGGCGACAGCGGCGGAGACGGCGGCGGTGACAGCGGCGGTGGCGGCGGCGACGGTCCGGACGGCCTGGTCATCATCGGCTACCCCGAGAGCGGGATCCAGCTGTTCCGCGACTACTACAGCCAGTCCGACGGCAGCGAGGAGATCCTCGTTCCCGACGGGCTCAGAGACGGGTCGATGCCGGGGCAGGTCGGCAACGACATGGAGAACGTGACCGGGACCGCGCCGGCGGCGGGCGGTCCGAACCAGGAGGCGTTCAGCTCCCTGTTCCAGGACGAGTACGGCTCCTCGCCGGGCGTTTTCACCTCCCAGTCGTACGACTCCGTCGCGATTCAGCTGCTCGCGAACGCCGCGGCCGGCGAGAACGACGGAACGGCCGTCCGCGACCAGATGCGCCGGGTCGCCAACCCCGGCGGGATGGAGGTCACGCCGGAGAACCTCGTCGAGGGCATCGAGGCCGCGGCGAACGGCGACGACGTGAACTACCAGGGCGCCTCCTCGGCGACGAACTTCAACGAGGCCGGCGATCCGGCATCGGCGGCGTACGCAATCTGGGAGTTCAACGCCGACGAGGGCGCCGCCGAGAACATCGAAGTACAGAACTTCGAGGGCGAGAACCCCGACGGAGCCGGGCCCGCGGCGGACAGCGGCCCCGGGGGCAGCGACCGCGAGATGTCGGTCGGGATCCTCCTGCCGGAGACGGGCGATCTCGCCTCCGTCGGCGCCCCGATGATCCAGGCCGCACAGCTCCCCGTGACGCAAGTCAACGAGGCCAACCCGGCCGGCCTCTCGGTCAACGCGCAGGTCGAAGACACCCAGACCTCGCCGAGCGCGGGGACCGCCGCGGCCGAATCGCTCGTGAGTGCGGGCGTCCCCAGCGTCTGCGGATCGGCCTCCTCGGGCGTGAACGTGCCCGTCTCTCAGGAGGTGTTCATCCCCAACGAGATCGTCGGCTGCTCGCCGTCGTCGACGGCGCTGTCGGTGACGAACCTCGAAGACGACGACTACATCTTCCGGACCGCGCCCTCGGACATCCTGCAGGGCCGCGTGATGGCGCAGGTGATGTCCGAACGGCTCGGCGTCGACACCGTCTCGACGCTGTACGTCAACAACGACTACGGCCAGCAGCTCTCCGAGCGCTTCAGCAACGTGTTCGAAGACACCTTCGACGGCGAGGTCTACCGGCAGGTCGCGTTCAACATCGGCGAGTCCTCGTACTCCTCGGTCGTCAGCAGCGCGCTGTCGGCGCCGGACAGCTAA
- a CDS encoding ABC transporter ATP-binding protein — protein MSDSDVTDVGSDPAGGSEGGRDAPGGPDAPSTRLDLGSGGPNVGEEYPLQVEGLRKTFGGITAVDDASFRVERGSLTGLIGPNGAGKSTTFNLITGMLRPDAGTVTFDGEDVTGQKPHAIANRGLVRTFQIARELQEMTVLENLMLAPKDQRGEALWRSVTPGFRGDVVEQEEELLERVWNVLEFFDIDHIAEEYAGNLSGGQRKLLELARALLTDPDMLLLDEPFAGVNPSLERRLLEHIHELREQGYTFLLVEHDMDLIMQNCERVIVLHQGRVLTEGSPDEIQANEEVIEAYLGGNV, from the coding sequence ATGAGTGATTCCGACGTCACGGACGTCGGATCGGATCCCGCCGGTGGATCAGAGGGCGGCCGGGACGCCCCCGGTGGCCCCGATGCCCCATCGACCAGGCTCGATCTCGGCTCCGGCGGGCCGAACGTCGGCGAGGAGTATCCGCTCCAGGTGGAGGGACTGCGCAAGACCTTCGGCGGGATCACCGCCGTCGACGACGCGTCCTTCCGGGTGGAGCGCGGCAGTCTCACCGGGCTCATCGGCCCCAACGGCGCGGGGAAGTCGACGACGTTCAACCTCATCACCGGGATGCTGCGGCCCGACGCGGGAACCGTGACGTTCGACGGCGAGGACGTCACCGGACAGAAACCGCACGCCATCGCGAACAGGGGACTCGTCCGGACGTTCCAGATCGCCCGGGAACTCCAGGAGATGACGGTCTTAGAGAACCTGATGTTGGCCCCGAAGGACCAGCGCGGGGAGGCGCTCTGGCGATCGGTCACGCCCGGTTTCCGCGGCGACGTCGTCGAACAGGAGGAGGAACTCCTCGAACGCGTCTGGAACGTGCTCGAGTTCTTCGACATCGACCACATCGCCGAGGAGTACGCGGGCAACCTCTCGGGCGGGCAGCGAAAGCTGCTGGAGCTGGCGCGGGCGCTCCTCACTGATCCGGATATGCTCCTCTTGGACGAGCCGTTCGCGGGCGTCAACCCGTCGCTGGAGAGGCGGCTTCTGGAACACATTCACGAACTCCGCGAGCAGGGGTACACGTTCCTGCTCGTCGAACACGATATGGATCTGATCATGCAAAACTGCGAGCGCGTCATCGTGCTCCATCAGGGACGGGTCCTGACCGAGGGATCGCCCGACGAGATACAGGCGAACGAGGAGGTCATCGAGGCCTACCTCGGAGGGAACGTATGA
- a CDS encoding M14 family metallopeptidase, whose amino-acid sequence MRIYELGEGTPEVAVVGSVHGDEPCGERAIERFVAGEPSVERPVKLVVANEEALDAGVRYLDEDLNRAFPGDPKAESHEGRLAHDLVRELRGKTVLSLHSTQSYAEPFALVDEVDAVSRAICPHLPMEYLVETGPFSTGRLIDHAHTIEVECGLQGSEEAATNAYWILRAFLSATGVLPAPVEGDVEPPLSLHRRDENEVTVFRLLDQIPKNPAEEYRIFVDNFQRVAPGDTVAAADGDAYSADDEFYPVLLSAHGYEDVFGYAADRLGTLA is encoded by the coding sequence ATGCGAATCTACGAACTCGGGGAGGGGACACCCGAGGTCGCCGTCGTCGGATCGGTCCACGGGGACGAACCCTGCGGAGAGCGGGCGATCGAGCGCTTCGTCGCGGGCGAGCCGTCGGTCGAGCGCCCCGTCAAGCTCGTCGTCGCGAACGAGGAGGCGCTCGACGCCGGCGTCCGCTACCTCGACGAGGACCTCAACCGGGCGTTCCCGGGCGATCCGAAGGCGGAATCGCACGAGGGCCGGCTGGCACACGACCTCGTCCGCGAACTCCGCGGGAAGACGGTCCTCTCGCTGCACTCGACGCAGTCGTACGCCGAGCCGTTCGCCCTCGTCGACGAGGTCGACGCGGTGTCGAGAGCGATCTGTCCGCACCTCCCGATGGAGTACCTCGTCGAGACGGGACCGTTCTCGACCGGCCGGCTCATCGACCACGCCCACACGATCGAAGTCGAGTGCGGACTGCAGGGGAGTGAAGAGGCCGCGACGAACGCCTACTGGATCCTGCGGGCGTTCCTGTCTGCGACGGGCGTCCTCCCCGCGCCGGTCGAGGGCGACGTCGAACCGCCGCTGTCGCTCCACCGACGCGACGAGAACGAGGTGACGGTCTTTCGGCTCTTGGATCAGATCCCCAAGAACCCCGCCGAGGAGTACCGGATCTTCGTCGACAACTTCCAGCGGGTCGCCCCGGGGGACACCGTCGCCGCCGCCGACGGCGACGCCTACAGCGCCGACGACGAGTTCTACCCGGTGCTGCTCTCGGCACACGGCTACGAGGACGTGTTCGGCTACGCGGCCGATCGGCTCGGCACGCTCGCATAG
- a CDS encoding DUF309 domain-containing protein, with product MNDHTRDDTVGPPTSGEPTGWDPTRAASNGWAHGTLRRATVHGVRLYNAREFHASHDCFEDEWYNYGSGTTESAFLHGMVQVAAGAYKHFDFEDSEAQSASGSRTSSGDDGGMRSLFRTALQYLRGVPDDYYGVDVADVRTTLEAALEDPTVLEGWRIELDGAHPDADRLDREYAERLD from the coding sequence ATGAACGACCACACTCGCGACGACACCGTCGGGCCGCCGACGTCCGGCGAGCCGACCGGCTGGGACCCGACGCGCGCGGCGTCGAACGGGTGGGCACACGGCACGCTTCGGCGCGCGACGGTCCACGGCGTGCGGCTGTACAACGCCCGAGAGTTCCACGCCTCCCACGACTGCTTCGAGGACGAGTGGTACAACTACGGGTCCGGCACGACGGAGAGCGCCTTCCTCCACGGGATGGTCCAGGTCGCCGCCGGCGCGTACAAGCACTTCGACTTCGAGGACAGCGAGGCGCAAAGCGCCTCGGGCAGCCGGACGTCGTCCGGCGACGACGGCGGGATGCGCTCGCTGTTCCGGACGGCGCTTCAGTACCTCCGCGGCGTTCCGGACGACTACTACGGCGTCGACGTCGCCGATGTCCGGACCACCCTCGAAGCGGCGCTGGAGGATCCGACAGTCCTGGAGGGATGGCGGATCGAACTCGACGGTGCGCACCCGGACGCGGATCGGCTGGACCGCGAGTACGCCGAGCGGCTGGACTGA
- the udk gene encoding uridine kinase — protein MSIPSFVIGIAGGTGAGKTTIARLITQNVGDSVARIPIDNYYEDQSHLALEEREDVNYDHPSAFEWDLLRRQLSTLLEGQPIEMPTYDFEIHNRTDETVRVEPTDVVILEGIFALSDEEINEMLDLRLYVETDADVRIIRRIQRDVIERGRDLEGVIEQYLSTVKPMHEQFVEPTKKHADLIVPEGANSVAVNLLAEKIHAEVGGAAGRDWERTVTEEALADQLVVDPDE, from the coding sequence ATGAGCATTCCCTCGTTCGTCATCGGGATCGCGGGCGGGACCGGTGCGGGGAAGACGACGATCGCGCGTCTCATCACGCAGAACGTCGGCGACTCCGTCGCGCGGATTCCGATCGACAACTACTACGAAGATCAGAGCCACCTGGCGCTCGAAGAGCGCGAGGACGTCAACTACGACCACCCCTCCGCGTTCGAGTGGGACCTCCTCAGGCGGCAACTCTCGACGCTGCTCGAGGGCCAGCCCATCGAGATGCCGACCTACGACTTCGAGATCCACAACCGGACCGACGAGACGGTCCGGGTCGAACCCACGGACGTGGTCATCCTCGAGGGGATCTTCGCGCTCTCCGACGAGGAGATAAACGAGATGCTGGACCTGCGGCTCTACGTCGAGACCGACGCCGACGTCCGGATCATCCGGCGCATTCAACGGGACGTCATCGAACGCGGTCGCGACCTCGAGGGCGTCATCGAGCAGTACCTCTCGACGGTCAAGCCGATGCACGAGCAGTTCGTCGAGCCCACGAAGAAACACGCCGACCTCATCGTCCCCGAGGGTGCGAACAGCGTGGCGGTGAACCTGCTCGCGGAGAAGATCCACGCCGAGGTGGGCGGCGCGGCCGGCCGCGACTGGGAACGGACGGTGACCGAGGAGGCGCTCGCCGACCAGCTCGTCGTCGACCCCGACGAGTGA